A single window of Paludibacter jiangxiensis DNA harbors:
- a CDS encoding homocitrate synthase/isopropylmalate synthase family protein, with protein MDFVSPTFAPRLIDSTLRDGEQAPGVAFSRAEKLKVARLLDAVGVDEIEAGTPAMGEDEVETIRAIVRTKPTCRISVWSRALRQDIEMAARTGAEGIHMAFPLSDIQLKVIGKDWVWICDALPALVEYAHRYFSYVSVGAQDASRTDRARLFSYFELIQSAGVKRVRIADTVGLFTPLSLYSLIRDIKTAFPLLEVDFHGHNDLGMAAANAITAWQAGAENLSVTVNGLGERAGNSPLEEVMTTLSAVFGQTKFHPEKLTALCRFVAECSGRPIPAGKAIIGDMVFAHESGIHAQGTLHDVQAFQPFDGKLVGRESAHNVFGKHSGKTAVLHFFSQRNLSLDNADLERVVNKIHQLSIRLKRNLSVSEMLSVYHEIHCD; from the coding sequence ATGGATTTTGTTTCACCCACTTTCGCTCCCCGCCTGATTGACTCCACCTTACGCGATGGCGAACAGGCTCCCGGGGTTGCCTTTTCCAGAGCGGAAAAGCTGAAAGTGGCGCGTCTGCTCGATGCGGTGGGTGTGGATGAAATCGAAGCCGGTACGCCGGCAATGGGAGAGGATGAGGTTGAAACCATTCGTGCAATTGTTCGCACAAAGCCTACATGTCGTATATCGGTATGGAGCAGAGCGCTTCGTCAGGACATTGAGATGGCTGCACGAACCGGAGCAGAAGGTATTCACATGGCCTTTCCTCTTTCTGATATTCAGTTGAAAGTCATTGGCAAAGATTGGGTTTGGATATGCGATGCGCTGCCTGCTTTGGTAGAATATGCGCATCGCTATTTTTCGTATGTCAGCGTCGGGGCACAGGATGCGAGCCGGACCGACCGTGCCCGTCTCTTTTCCTATTTTGAATTGATACAAAGCGCAGGAGTAAAACGGGTACGTATTGCCGATACCGTCGGGTTGTTTACTCCGCTTTCCCTCTATTCGCTGATCCGCGACATTAAAACCGCTTTTCCCTTGCTTGAAGTCGATTTTCACGGGCATAACGATTTGGGTATGGCGGCGGCTAATGCCATCACGGCCTGGCAGGCGGGTGCCGAGAATCTTAGCGTAACGGTCAATGGTCTGGGCGAACGTGCTGGCAATTCTCCACTGGAAGAGGTGATGACCACTCTTTCTGCTGTTTTTGGGCAGACCAAATTTCATCCCGAAAAATTGACTGCATTGTGCCGTTTCGTAGCCGAATGTTCGGGACGGCCTATCCCGGCAGGAAAAGCTATCATCGGCGATATGGTTTTTGCTCATGAGTCGGGCATTCATGCTCAGGGGACACTTCATGATGTGCAGGCTTTCCAGCCTTTCGACGGTAAACTGGTCGGCCGTGAAAGCGCGCACAACGTTTTCGGTAAACATTCGGGTAAAACCGCCGTACTTCACTTCTTTTCGCAACGTAATCTTTCGCTCGATAATGCCGATCTGGAGCGCGTTGTAAATAAAATTCACCAACTTTCCATTCGTCTGAAACGCAACCTTTCCGTGAGCGAAATGCTTTCGGTTTATCATGAGATTCACTGTGACTGA
- a CDS encoding radical SAM protein: METKDITLHPCFNEKARHTHARVHLPVAPKCNIQCAYCNRKYDCVNESRPGVTSTVLSPMQAVHYLKALSGKLENISVVGIAGPGDPFANPTETLTTLEILKNEFPDIIFCLSTNGLELAPHIDKIAELGVTHVTLTINSLNVDTLARIYTWVRYQRRVYRGKEGAEILLEQQLKCIPLLKAKGITVKINTVVCPGINDHEVEALAQKVAELGADTMNCIPVYPTENTIFEYIEEPSKVAMKELRANVAKYIHPMAHCARCRADAAGLLGKDCSEAQEMIGQFSTMVVNRGEGRTRVGVATQEGLLVNLHLGEAMKIYIFEQTRNGYHFVETRNAPPQGGGADRWQMLANKTLIDCQAVLVGGVGETPMRILQENGVKVIQMNGLIDAGLDAVYQNIPLKTLCKSEFKGCGEGCRGNAQGCG; this comes from the coding sequence ATGGAAACAAAAGATATAACTCTGCACCCTTGTTTTAACGAAAAAGCGCGACATACGCATGCTCGTGTCCACCTTCCGGTTGCTCCCAAATGTAATATCCAGTGTGCTTATTGCAACCGCAAGTACGATTGCGTGAACGAAAGCCGTCCGGGCGTAACCAGTACGGTGCTCTCTCCGATGCAAGCTGTTCATTATCTCAAGGCGTTGTCCGGAAAACTCGAAAATATCAGCGTGGTGGGAATTGCCGGTCCCGGCGATCCGTTTGCCAATCCAACAGAAACCCTGACAACGCTTGAGATCCTGAAAAACGAGTTTCCTGATATTATTTTTTGCCTTTCCACCAATGGACTGGAACTGGCTCCGCACATCGATAAGATTGCCGAACTGGGTGTGACTCATGTTACGTTGACAATCAACTCGTTGAATGTGGATACGTTGGCAAGAATCTACACCTGGGTACGTTACCAGCGTCGTGTTTATCGCGGTAAAGAGGGCGCTGAAATCTTGCTCGAGCAACAGTTGAAATGTATTCCGTTGCTGAAAGCGAAAGGTATTACGGTAAAGATCAATACGGTGGTTTGCCCCGGCATTAATGACCACGAAGTGGAAGCTCTGGCACAAAAAGTTGCCGAACTGGGAGCCGATACCATGAACTGTATTCCGGTTTATCCAACGGAGAACACCATATTCGAGTATATCGAAGAACCTTCGAAAGTTGCCATGAAAGAGCTGCGGGCAAATGTCGCAAAATATATTCATCCGATGGCTCACTGCGCCCGCTGCCGCGCCGATGCTGCCGGTTTGTTGGGTAAAGATTGTAGCGAAGCGCAGGAGATGATAGGACAATTTTCGACCATGGTGGTCAATCGTGGCGAAGGTCGCACCCGGGTAGGTGTTGCCACGCAGGAAGGTCTTTTAGTGAACCTGCATCTGGGAGAGGCTATGAAGATCTATATATTTGAACAAACCCGCAACGGTTATCACTTTGTGGAAACTCGCAACGCACCTCCTCAGGGCGGTGGCGCCGATCGCTGGCAGATGTTGGCCAATAAAACGTTGATCGATTGTCAGGCAGTTTTGGTGGGCGGTGTCGGCGAAACGCCGATGCGCATTCTTCAGGAAAATGGAGTTAAAGTGATTCAGATGAATGGCCTGATCGATGCCGGTCTGGATGCCGTTTATCAGAATATTCCTTTGAAAACGCTCTGTAAATCCGAATTCAAAGGGTGCGGCGAAGGCTGTCGCGGCAACGCACAGGGCTGTGGATGA
- the nifD gene encoding nitrogenase molybdenum-iron protein alpha chain — protein MIKEVNNSVSVDDLKKFKDEVLHKYPKKVAKKRDKAILLNDPETPPQIQANVRTIPGIITQRGCTYAGCKGVVLGPTRDIINITHGPIGCGFYSWLTRRNQTKPETETDENFMMYCFSTDMQDSNIVFGGEEKLKQAIREAYELFHPKAIAIFSTCPVGLIGDDVHRVARHMKEEIGGDINIFGFSCEGYRGVSQSAGHHIANNGLFKNLIGRDDEKRGDLKYRVNLLGEYNIGGDAFELERVFEKCGINLIATFSGNSTIQKFENAHTADLNMVMCHRSINYVAEMMETAFGIPWIKVQPIGADSTAKMLRKIGQYFGDQELIDKIEEVIADEMVAVTAAREKALKKTNGKTAMLFVGGSRAHHYQNLFEELGMSTLSAGYEFGHRDDYEGRVVIPTIQIDADSRNIEEITVTKDEARYNPRKTEEELKALEADGMEFNGYEGLMPQMAKGSLVIDDLSHYEMEKLIELYKPDVFCAGIKEKFCVQKMGVPLKQLHSYDYGGPYAGFKGAINFYEDIEMIACSTIWKEMKAPWESETYVEAQYAY, from the coding sequence ATGATAAAAGAAGTAAATAACAGCGTTTCGGTTGACGACCTGAAGAAATTCAAAGACGAGGTATTGCACAAATACCCCAAGAAGGTTGCCAAAAAGCGGGATAAGGCCATTCTGCTGAACGATCCGGAAACGCCTCCCCAGATTCAGGCCAACGTGCGTACTATTCCCGGCATTATAACACAACGCGGTTGTACCTATGCCGGTTGTAAAGGTGTGGTGCTCGGTCCTACCCGCGACATTATAAATATTACACACGGACCTATCGGTTGTGGTTTTTACTCGTGGCTGACCCGCCGTAACCAGACCAAGCCCGAAACCGAAACGGATGAAAACTTCATGATGTACTGTTTTTCGACCGACATGCAGGACTCCAATATCGTGTTTGGCGGTGAAGAAAAACTGAAACAGGCTATTCGTGAAGCTTACGAACTTTTTCATCCGAAAGCCATCGCCATCTTCTCCACCTGTCCGGTAGGTCTTATTGGTGACGACGTGCACCGCGTGGCTCGCCACATGAAAGAAGAAATTGGCGGCGATATCAATATTTTCGGTTTCTCCTGCGAAGGATACCGTGGAGTGTCTCAGTCTGCTGGTCACCACATAGCAAACAACGGTTTGTTCAAAAATCTTATTGGTCGCGATGACGAGAAGAGAGGTGATCTGAAATACCGCGTCAACCTTTTGGGAGAGTACAATATCGGTGGTGATGCGTTTGAGTTGGAACGTGTTTTCGAAAAATGCGGCATCAACCTGATTGCTACCTTCAGCGGCAACTCCACGATTCAGAAATTTGAAAATGCTCATACTGCCGACCTTAACATGGTGATGTGTCACCGTTCGATCAACTACGTGGCCGAAATGATGGAAACCGCTTTCGGTATTCCATGGATTAAGGTACAACCGATCGGGGCAGACTCAACCGCTAAGATGCTTCGCAAGATTGGACAATACTTCGGAGATCAGGAATTGATCGACAAAATTGAAGAGGTGATTGCCGACGAGATGGTAGCAGTTACTGCTGCCCGCGAAAAAGCATTGAAAAAAACCAACGGTAAAACAGCCATGTTGTTCGTCGGCGGATCCCGCGCTCACCACTATCAGAACCTTTTCGAAGAGTTGGGTATGAGCACACTTTCTGCCGGTTATGAGTTCGGTCATCGCGACGACTACGAAGGTCGTGTGGTTATTCCGACTATCCAGATTGATGCAGATAGCCGTAACATCGAGGAAATTACCGTAACTAAAGACGAAGCCCGTTACAATCCCCGCAAGACAGAAGAAGAATTGAAAGCGCTCGAAGCTGATGGAATGGAATTCAACGGTTACGAAGGTTTGATGCCTCAGATGGCCAAAGGCTCTTTGGTAATTGACGACCTCAGCCATTACGAAATGGAAAAACTGATTGAACTCTACAAGCCTGATGTGTTCTGCGCCGGTATCAAAGAAAAATTCTGTGTACAGAAAATGGGTGTGCCTCTCAAACAGTTGCATAGCTACGATTACGGAGGACCGTATGCCGGATTCAAAGGTGCTATCAATTTCTACGAAGATATCGAAATGATTGCCTGCTCCACCATCTGGAAAGAAATGAAAGCTCCCTGGGAAAGCGAAACCTACGTGGAAGCTCAATACGCTTACTAA
- a CDS encoding nitrogenase component 1, whose protein sequence is MQKAESIKQKVMPSGDTFASSCNACKQCTPLGACIAFKGLEGVLPMLHGSQGCATYIRRYLISHFREPVDIASSNFSEETTIFGGNKNFNTGIDNIIKQYHPRVIAIASTCLSETIGEDVQRLIFEYQETHNTMPDLPVMIFASTPSYQGTHSEGFHEAVFAAVKTLAEASGPVGDHINLFSNMISPEDIRHLKEIVEDFSIPVVLFPDYSDTLDNTSWDSYRRIPDGGTTVDELKKSALAYASVELGYILNSGGMNGRIKDNGTKQSAGEYLKSKFDVPLVRTGLPVGILESDKFFNALSSISGKAIPMKYQRQRGRLVDLYVDGHKYVSDKRAVIYGEEDLVVALAAFAAEIGIKPVLCASGGESGKLAGTLREVLGKNYYEDMVVGQGMSFERMEEVMQELKPDLMIGNSKGYYIARKMDIPIVRTGFPIHDRLGAQHTHVLGYEGTMILFEQIVNTLLEDKQRKSPVGYKYM, encoded by the coding sequence ATGCAAAAGGCAGAATCCATCAAGCAGAAAGTGATGCCTTCGGGCGATACGTTTGCCTCCTCGTGCAATGCTTGCAAGCAATGTACGCCGCTGGGCGCCTGTATTGCCTTCAAAGGATTAGAAGGCGTGTTACCGATGTTGCACGGTTCGCAGGGATGTGCCACTTACATCCGCCGCTATCTGATTAGCCATTTTCGCGAACCGGTAGATATCGCTTCCTCCAATTTTAGTGAAGAGACAACCATCTTCGGGGGAAATAAGAACTTCAACACCGGCATTGACAATATTATCAAGCAATACCATCCGCGGGTGATTGCCATCGCCAGTACCTGTCTGAGCGAAACCATCGGTGAGGATGTACAACGATTAATATTCGAATACCAGGAAACACACAACACGATGCCGGACCTTCCGGTAATGATCTTTGCATCTACTCCCAGTTATCAGGGAACACATTCGGAGGGATTTCACGAAGCTGTGTTTGCTGCCGTGAAGACATTGGCAGAGGCTTCCGGCCCGGTTGGAGATCATATTAACCTTTTTAGTAATATGATATCGCCGGAAGATATTCGCCACTTGAAGGAAATTGTGGAAGATTTCTCGATACCGGTCGTGTTGTTCCCTGATTACTCGGATACCCTCGATAATACCTCGTGGGATAGCTATCGACGCATTCCCGACGGAGGAACTACCGTAGACGAATTGAAGAAGAGTGCACTGGCTTACGCTTCCGTCGAACTGGGATATATTCTCAATTCGGGCGGCATGAATGGCCGGATAAAAGACAATGGTACGAAACAGTCGGCCGGAGAGTACCTGAAAAGTAAGTTTGATGTGCCGCTGGTGCGTACCGGTCTTCCTGTCGGTATCCTTGAATCCGATAAATTTTTCAATGCACTTTCTTCCATTTCGGGAAAAGCGATTCCGATGAAATACCAACGCCAACGGGGTCGCCTGGTCGATCTTTATGTTGACGGTCACAAATATGTTTCCGATAAACGGGCGGTGATTTACGGCGAAGAAGACCTTGTGGTTGCTCTGGCTGCTTTTGCTGCCGAGATTGGTATCAAGCCTGTTTTATGCGCGTCGGGTGGCGAAAGCGGAAAGCTTGCCGGGACGCTTCGCGAAGTGTTGGGTAAAAACTACTACGAAGATATGGTGGTAGGTCAGGGTATGAGTTTCGAGCGGATGGAAGAGGTGATGCAGGAGCTGAAACCCGACCTGATGATCGGTAATAGCAAAGGTTACTACATTGCCCGCAAGATGGATATTCCCATCGTTCGCACCGGATTCCCAATTCACGATCGTCTGGGAGCTCAACATACCCATGTGCTGGGATATGAAGGAACGATGATCCTTTTCGAACAAATTGTGAATACGCTTCTTGAAGACAAACAACGCAAATCGCCGGTAGGTTACAAATACATGTAA
- a CDS encoding P-II family nitrogen regulator gives MYLLRAIVRPEKSPVVMRALLNAGFPAVTKLSVFGRGKQRGIKVGNVTYDELPKDLLMIVINEKDKEFVIETIIEAARSGEKGQFGDGKIFVTPVVETYTISSGKMEV, from the coding sequence ATGTATTTATTAAGAGCCATCGTTCGTCCGGAAAAATCGCCGGTAGTCATGAGAGCCCTGCTCAATGCAGGTTTTCCTGCAGTTACAAAATTATCTGTGTTCGGTCGCGGTAAGCAACGCGGTATCAAAGTGGGAAATGTTACCTACGATGAGTTGCCCAAAGATTTACTCATGATCGTGATCAACGAGAAAGACAAAGAGTTCGTGATAGAAACAATTATAGAAGCAGCCCGCTCGGGCGAAAAAGGTCAGTTTGGTGACGGGAAAATATTCGTTACTCCGGTTGTCGAAACATATACCATTTCCAGTGGTAAAATGGAAGTTTAA
- a CDS encoding (2Fe-2S) ferredoxin domain-containing protein translates to MKKPDYMIMVCNSYRVAGDAQGYCNKQGATSFVQMISEGCSDRGLDAVVTTTACLSVCSQGPIVVIQPNNYWYGGMNEDKIEEVLDALEEGKAVEEYLIA, encoded by the coding sequence ATGAAAAAGCCTGATTACATGATTATGGTGTGCAACTCGTACCGGGTTGCCGGCGATGCCCAGGGGTATTGCAACAAACAGGGAGCTACATCTTTTGTGCAAATGATCAGCGAAGGATGCTCCGACCGCGGACTCGATGCGGTAGTAACAACCACAGCCTGCCTTAGCGTTTGCAGTCAGGGCCCTATCGTGGTTATTCAGCCGAACAACTACTGGTATGGAGGTATGAACGAAGATAAAATAGAAGAGGTACTCGACGCTTTGGAAGAAGGCAAAGCCGTGGAAGAATACCTGATTGCGTGA
- the nifE gene encoding nitrogenase iron-molybdenum cofactor biosynthesis protein NifE → MAEYLEGRENQIVTKGIDSHELVGGKPSVAGSVSQRACVFCGSRVVLYPIADALHLVHGPIGCASYTWDIRGALSSGPELHRSSFSTDLREKNIVFGGQDKLYQALHELIDKHHPKAAFVYSTCIVGVIGDDVQSVCKRVQKEKNIPVVAVMAEGFQGSKKDGYKIACDALFSLVGTDESMDVSPLSINILGDFNLAGELWMLEEYYKKMGIQILAPITGDGRVKKIQNAHRAALNVVQCSGSMIHLAKQMKEKYGIPFIKVSYFGIEDMSDALYEVAKFFKDDSVMDKARELVKDQLTTLIPALEPYKRALQGKKAAIYVGGAFKAISLVKALRLIGMKTVIAGTQTGNTEDYRLLKTICDDGCIMVDDSNPVELSEFVKQTGADLFIGGVKERPIAYKLGIGFCDHNHERKLALAGYDGMLNFAKEVYETVTSPVWQFVNRSTPFDNE, encoded by the coding sequence ATGGCTGAATATTTAGAAGGCAGAGAAAATCAGATCGTGACAAAGGGGATTGACTCACACGAGCTGGTGGGCGGAAAGCCCAGTGTGGCCGGGTCTGTCAGCCAGAGAGCCTGCGTTTTTTGCGGCTCACGTGTGGTACTTTACCCCATTGCCGATGCACTGCATCTGGTGCACGGCCCTATCGGTTGCGCCTCTTATACCTGGGATATACGGGGGGCTCTCTCGTCAGGTCCCGAACTGCACCGTAGCAGCTTTTCAACTGATCTTCGAGAAAAAAACATTGTCTTTGGCGGGCAGGATAAGTTGTATCAGGCACTTCATGAACTGATTGACAAACATCATCCCAAAGCCGCATTCGTTTACTCCACATGCATTGTGGGTGTTATTGGCGACGATGTTCAGTCGGTTTGCAAACGGGTGCAAAAAGAGAAGAATATTCCGGTTGTCGCCGTAATGGCCGAAGGCTTTCAGGGATCGAAAAAGGATGGCTACAAAATAGCCTGCGACGCTCTTTTCTCATTGGTAGGCACAGACGAAAGTATGGATGTTTCACCATTGAGCATTAATATTCTTGGCGACTTTAATCTTGCCGGTGAGCTTTGGATGCTCGAAGAGTATTACAAGAAAATGGGGATTCAGATTTTGGCTCCCATTACCGGCGACGGCCGTGTGAAGAAAATTCAGAATGCCCATCGAGCTGCGCTCAACGTGGTGCAATGCTCCGGTTCGATGATTCATTTGGCCAAACAGATGAAAGAAAAATACGGCATTCCTTTTATCAAGGTCTCCTATTTCGGCATCGAAGATATGTCGGATGCGCTTTACGAAGTGGCTAAATTTTTCAAAGACGACAGCGTAATGGACAAAGCCCGCGAGTTGGTGAAAGATCAACTCACGACCCTGATTCCGGCACTTGAACCCTACAAGAGAGCTTTACAGGGAAAGAAGGCAGCCATCTATGTGGGCGGGGCATTCAAGGCTATTTCGTTGGTCAAGGCATTACGACTGATTGGTATGAAAACGGTGATTGCAGGCACGCAGACCGGCAACACAGAGGATTACCGTTTACTGAAAACTATTTGCGATGACGGTTGCATTATGGTAGATGATTCCAATCCGGTAGAACTTTCGGAATTTGTGAAGCAAACAGGAGCAGACCTGTTTATCGGCGGCGTGAAAGAACGCCCCATTGCTTACAAACTCGGAATCGGATTTTGCGATCACAACCACGAACGCAAACTGGCGCTGGCCGGTTACGACGGAATGCTCAATTTTGCCAAAGAGGTCTACGAAACGGTAACCAGTCCGGTGTGGCAATTTGTGAATCGTTCAACTCCATTCGATAACGAATGA
- a CDS encoding nitrogenase component 1, whose amino-acid sequence MLLRHTTAKEIDRKALTINPAKTCQPVGAMYAALGLHGCLPHSHGSQGCCSYHRSALTRHFKEPVMASTSSFSEGSSVFGGSANLVSAIETIFSVYDPEVIAVHTTCLSETIGDDLTQIVSKANEDGKVPAGKKVIFCNTPSYVGTHVTGYANQVSSFVKFFSTATPKKRNVVNLVAGWMEPSDMREIKRIAKEMEARTIMFPDMSDVLDTPLTGHYDMYPKGGTTQADMIATGDSKFTIGIGPYTTEDACIKLENKCKVKFETIEIPIGLKATDKFIMSLSRHANVPVPDSLTAERGRLVDMIADNNKNFYDKRVALFGDPDTLIPLVEFLLTLDMKPVYIVTGTPGKHFDEAMTELLKEKVPEAKFKSGERADMFQMHQWIKQEGVDMLIGNSYGKYIARDENIPFVRLGFPVTDRPGNNFFPYVGYTGATNLLIKIMDAFLEHKDRTCPEEKVELVM is encoded by the coding sequence ATGCTATTACGACATACAACAGCAAAAGAAATAGACAGAAAGGCTCTGACGATCAATCCGGCCAAAACCTGTCAACCTGTGGGAGCCATGTATGCGGCATTGGGTTTGCATGGATGTTTACCCCATAGCCACGGCTCGCAAGGATGTTGCTCTTACCACCGTAGTGCACTTACCCGTCACTTCAAAGAACCGGTGATGGCCTCTACCAGCTCGTTCTCTGAAGGATCTTCGGTGTTTGGTGGCTCGGCTAACCTGGTAAGCGCTATCGAAACGATTTTCAGCGTATATGATCCGGAAGTGATTGCGGTGCACACTACCTGTCTTTCCGAAACGATTGGTGATGACCTTACCCAGATTGTCTCTAAAGCAAACGAAGATGGAAAAGTGCCTGCCGGTAAGAAAGTTATTTTCTGTAATACACCTAGTTACGTGGGTACTCACGTTACCGGTTATGCCAATCAGGTATCCTCTTTTGTAAAATTCTTTTCCACAGCTACTCCGAAAAAGAGAAACGTGGTAAATCTGGTGGCTGGCTGGATGGAACCCTCTGATATGCGCGAGATTAAACGCATTGCCAAAGAGATGGAAGCCCGTACCATCATGTTTCCCGATATGTCGGATGTGCTGGATACTCCGTTGACAGGTCATTACGATATGTATCCGAAAGGAGGAACCACTCAGGCTGATATGATCGCGACCGGCGACAGCAAATTCACCATTGGCATCGGACCTTACACCACTGAAGATGCTTGTATCAAGCTCGAAAATAAGTGTAAGGTGAAATTTGAAACGATCGAAATTCCTATTGGATTGAAGGCTACCGATAAATTTATCATGTCGCTCAGCCGTCATGCCAACGTGCCGGTTCCCGATTCGTTGACCGCAGAACGTGGCCGCCTGGTAGATATGATTGCCGACAATAACAAAAATTTCTATGACAAACGGGTGGCTTTGTTTGGCGATCCCGATACGTTGATTCCTTTGGTGGAATTCTTGCTGACATTGGACATGAAACCGGTTTATATCGTAACAGGGACTCCGGGTAAACATTTCGATGAAGCAATGACCGAACTGTTGAAAGAAAAAGTTCCGGAAGCCAAATTCAAAAGCGGCGAACGTGCCGATATGTTCCAGATGCATCAATGGATCAAACAGGAAGGTGTCGATATGTTGATCGGTAACAGCTACGGAAAATATATTGCCCGCGACGAAAATATTCCATTCGTTCGTTTGGGATTTCCTGTGACGGATCGTCCGGGTAACAATTTCTTCCCTTATGTTGGATATACGGGAGCTACCAATCTTTTAATAAAGATTATGGATGCATTCCTTGAACATAAAGACCGTACCTGTCCGGAAGAAAAAGTAGAACTTGTAATGTAA
- the nifH gene encoding nitrogenase iron protein — protein sequence MRKIAIYGKGGIGKSTTTQNTVAGLAEMGKNVMVVGCDPKADSTRLLLHGLAQKTVLDTLREEGEDVELDDVMKSGFKGTHCVESGGPEPGVGCAGRGIITSINLLEQLGAYDDDKALDYVFYDVLGDVVCGGFAMPIRDGKAQEVYIVCSGEMMAMYAANNICKSISKFGKVGDVRLGGLICNSRKVDNEANMIQEFAKKLGTQMIHFVPRDNMVQHAEINRKTVIDHAPEHPQADEYRALAKKINDNTMQVIPTPLAMQELEDLLVGFGIMN from the coding sequence ATGAGAAAAATTGCTATCTACGGAAAAGGGGGAATTGGTAAATCTACCACAACCCAAAACACAGTGGCCGGTCTGGCCGAAATGGGAAAAAATGTGATGGTAGTGGGCTGCGACCCTAAAGCAGACTCTACCCGTTTGCTCTTACACGGTTTAGCTCAGAAAACCGTTTTGGACACACTTCGCGAAGAAGGCGAAGATGTAGAACTCGATGATGTGATGAAATCCGGCTTTAAAGGAACACACTGCGTGGAATCGGGTGGTCCGGAACCGGGTGTAGGCTGCGCCGGTCGTGGTATCATTACTTCTATCAACCTCCTCGAACAGCTTGGTGCTTATGATGATGACAAAGCCCTCGATTACGTGTTCTACGACGTATTGGGTGACGTTGTTTGCGGTGGTTTCGCAATGCCTATCCGCGACGGTAAAGCACAGGAAGTGTATATCGTCTGTTCAGGCGAAATGATGGCGATGTATGCCGCCAACAACATTTGCAAATCCATCTCTAAATTTGGTAAAGTAGGTGACGTCCGCCTTGGCGGTCTTATCTGCAACTCCCGTAAAGTGGATAACGAGGCTAATATGATTCAGGAGTTTGCCAAGAAACTCGGAACTCAGATGATACACTTTGTGCCTCGCGATAACATGGTTCAACATGCTGAAATTAACCGGAAAACGGTGATCGACCATGCTCCCGAACATCCACAGGCTGACGAATACCGCGCGTTGGCAAAAAAAATCAACGATAATACAATGCAGGTAATTCCGACTCCATTGGCTATGCAAGAATTGGAAGACTTGCTGGTAGGTTTCGGAATTATGAACTAA
- a CDS encoding P-II family nitrogen regulator — protein MKLILAIIRIAKMGDTKAALSEAGLPSFTAMPVLGRGKGHGDYEKADETDPEYAELIEKMPRLKSKRMITLVVTDEKKDLAIQTIIKANQTGKSGDGKIIVLNAVDSVRVRTAESGDSTLD, from the coding sequence ATGAAATTAATTCTCGCTATCATACGAATTGCCAAAATGGGCGATACCAAGGCTGCTCTTTCGGAAGCCGGTCTCCCTTCGTTTACGGCAATGCCGGTGCTTGGCCGGGGAAAAGGCCACGGCGATTACGAAAAAGCCGACGAGACCGATCCCGAATATGCCGAGTTGATTGAAAAAATGCCGCGATTGAAATCCAAACGCATGATTACGCTGGTGGTAACCGATGAGAAAAAAGATCTGGCTATTCAGACTATCATCAAAGCGAATCAGACGGGCAAAAGCGGCGACGGTAAAATAATTGTTCTGAATGCTGTGGATTCGGTACGTGTACGTACAGCCGAATCGGGCGACAGCACTTTGGACTAA